One segment of Agromyces albus DNA contains the following:
- a CDS encoding SDR family NAD(P)-dependent oxidoreductase: protein MAEVGVTGRTVLVTGATGASGRIVVRALLDAGARVIAIGSDEDRLGALEDELPGAIGEHADLTDVDDVLELAMRVHARVGDIDGIIHLVGGWRGGGGIPGQSDEDYRFLERSFTALRHVSRAFWDDLLASHAGRIAIVSSTTVAAPTAGGANYAAVKAASESWMRSLAHGFTAAGEGGGATAAAVTFRVRALAGLEDRLATSVVDLWRADAATLNGTVTELTA, encoded by the coding sequence ATGGCTGAGGTGGGCGTGACCGGTCGCACGGTGCTCGTCACCGGAGCGACCGGCGCGTCCGGCCGCATCGTCGTTCGCGCGCTGCTCGACGCGGGCGCGCGAGTCATCGCGATCGGCAGCGATGAGGACCGCCTCGGCGCCCTCGAAGACGAGCTGCCCGGCGCCATCGGTGAGCACGCCGATCTCACCGACGTCGACGACGTGCTCGAGCTCGCGATGCGCGTGCACGCCAGGGTGGGCGACATCGACGGGATCATCCACCTCGTCGGCGGATGGCGCGGTGGCGGCGGCATCCCGGGCCAGAGCGACGAGGACTACCGATTCCTCGAGCGCTCGTTCACCGCGCTGCGGCACGTGAGCCGGGCATTCTGGGACGACCTGCTCGCCTCCCATGCCGGTCGCATCGCGATCGTCTCCTCGACGACGGTCGCCGCTCCCACCGCGGGCGGGGCGAACTACGCCGCCGTCAAGGCCGCGAGCGAGTCGTGGATGCGATCGCTCGCGCACGGTTTCACGGCGGCCGGGGAGGGGGGCGGCGCGACGGCCGCGGCGGTCACGTTCCGCGTGCGCGCGCTCGCGGGGCTCGAAGACCGGCTCGCGACCTCCGTCGTCGACCTCTGGCGAGCGGATGCCGCGACGCTCAACGGAACCGTGACGGAACTCACCGCCTGA
- a CDS encoding DUF6421 family protein, giving the protein MSSTTSVDAIIGEPEVLEDEITATQLALAEGVEHDPAWLRLKESATALQALQVKDGSVPDEGDRPAASDLVDAIVESIQALAPRFPHQAAYVAASVQDFRRWQAGGLGVPDFLDSLQEFQPQRHRIDGIRHLVVFPMYTQNGSTDRHVEALVVETIWPEFIAALEAGDYSNKLFVSLRFVDFTPGYDTNSAVLFPETVAMREIPAFTWGAIFQDREAARYRTVVRAASEITKLDVPDDAARLLDDQELAERTFVMWDIIHDRTHMRGDLPFDPFMIKQRMPFFLYSLEELRCDLTAFRESVKITRALRARVAGGETLSALEGEMLEHATLVQYAVIFDRIFRFAITGSRVRNYDGLGGQLLFAWLHQKGVLEWTDVSLSFDWDAVPDAVVALGDAIDELYWKSIDRPKTAHWLAAYELVRSVLTPNPASVWAAGLPREVLAGPPKGYTDLVMDDEFPLSMFYEALDKKMKPVIESTVGITGSRADG; this is encoded by the coding sequence ATGTCGAGCACCACCAGTGTCGACGCCATCATCGGCGAACCCGAGGTTCTCGAAGACGAGATCACGGCCACGCAGCTCGCCCTCGCCGAGGGCGTCGAGCACGACCCGGCATGGCTCCGCCTCAAGGAGTCGGCGACCGCGCTGCAGGCGCTGCAGGTGAAAGACGGCTCGGTTCCCGACGAGGGCGACCGGCCCGCGGCATCCGACCTCGTCGACGCCATCGTCGAGTCGATCCAGGCGCTCGCACCGCGATTCCCGCACCAGGCGGCGTACGTCGCGGCATCCGTGCAGGACTTCCGGCGCTGGCAGGCCGGGGGTCTCGGCGTGCCCGACTTCCTCGACTCGCTCCAGGAGTTCCAGCCGCAGCGGCATCGCATCGACGGCATCCGTCATCTCGTGGTCTTCCCCATGTACACGCAGAACGGGTCGACCGACCGGCACGTCGAGGCACTCGTGGTCGAGACGATCTGGCCCGAGTTCATCGCCGCGCTCGAGGCGGGCGACTACTCGAACAAGCTCTTCGTGAGCCTTCGCTTCGTGGACTTCACGCCTGGATACGACACCAACTCGGCGGTGCTCTTCCCCGAGACCGTCGCGATGCGCGAGATTCCCGCGTTCACGTGGGGGGCGATCTTCCAGGATCGCGAGGCCGCGCGGTACCGTACCGTCGTGCGCGCGGCATCCGAGATCACGAAGCTCGACGTTCCCGACGACGCTGCGCGCCTGCTCGACGACCAGGAGCTCGCCGAGCGCACGTTCGTGATGTGGGACATCATCCACGACCGCACGCACATGCGCGGCGACCTGCCGTTCGACCCGTTCATGATCAAGCAGCGCATGCCGTTCTTCCTCTACTCGCTCGAGGAGCTGCGGTGCGACCTCACCGCGTTCCGAGAGTCGGTGAAGATCACGCGGGCCCTGCGCGCCCGCGTCGCCGGGGGCGAGACGCTCAGCGCGCTCGAGGGCGAGATGCTCGAGCACGCGACCCTCGTGCAGTACGCCGTGATCTTCGACCGGATCTTCCGGTTCGCGATCACGGGCTCGCGCGTGCGCAACTACGACGGGCTCGGCGGGCAGCTGCTCTTCGCGTGGCTGCACCAGAAGGGCGTGCTCGAGTGGACGGATGTCTCGCTGAGCTTCGACTGGGACGCCGTGCCCGACGCCGTCGTGGCGCTCGGTGACGCGATCGACGAGCTGTACTGGAAGTCGATCGACCGCCCGAAGACGGCGCACTGGCTCGCAGCGTACGAACTCGTGCGCAGCGTGCTGACGCCGAATCCGGCGTCGGTGTGGGCCGCCGGCCTGCCCCGCGAGGTGCTCGCCGGCCCGCCAAAGGGCTACACCGACCTCGTGATGGACGACGAGTTCCCGCTCTCGATGTTCTACGAGGCGCTCGACAAGAAGATGAAGCCGGTCATCGAGTCGACCGTCGGCATCACGGGATCGCGGGCCGATGGCTGA